The sequence GTAGTACCGGATCATCTCCGGCACGTAGGCGTACACCACCTTGTCGTCGGCGACGCCGGTGCCGGGTGCGTTCACCAGCGTGACCCGCCCGCGCTGATACAGGTCCATCAGCCCCGGCACGCCGAGCAGCGAATCGGACCGGAAACACGTGGGATCGAGAAAGTCGTCGTCGATCCGCCGGTACAGCACGTCGACCGGTTCGTATCCGTGCGTCGTCAGCATCTGGAGCCGGTCGTCCACCACGTGGAGATCACGCCCCTCCACCAGCTCGATGCCCATTTGCTGGGCCAGGAACGAATGCTCGAAGTAGGCAGAGTTGAACACGCCCGGCGTCAGGAGGGCGACACTCGGCCGGCCGGCCCGCTCCGGCGCCACTTCTTCCAGCATCGTCAGCAACCGGCTCGGGTAGTCCTGCACCGGCCGGACTCCGAGTCCCTCGAAGACGACCGGGAACGTCTCGGTCATCACGGCGCGGTTCTCCAGGACGTAGGACACGCCGGATGGACACCGCAGGTTGTCCTCCAGGACGTAGATCGTCCCGTCCCGGTCGCGCACCAGGTCGGTGCCGGTGATGTGGCACCAGACGCCGCGGGGCGGACGGAGTCCGATGCACTCGGTCCGATAGCCCTGCGACGATTCCACCACGTCGGCCGGCACGACACCGTCCCGCACGATCTTCCGGTCGTGGTAGACGTCGGCGATGAAGAGGTTGAGCGCTTCGACGCGCTGCATCAGCCCCCGTTCGATGGGCGCCCAGGTGTCGTGCGCGATGATCCGGGGCACGACGTCGAACGGGAAGATCCGCTCCGTTCCTTCCTCGTCGCCGTAGACGGTGAAGGTGATGCCGGTGTGGAGTAGTGCCTGCTCCGCGGCGGTGTGCCTCCGAATGAACTCGCCCTCCGGCAGCCCCTCGATCCGCTCCACGAGCGCACGCGCCTCGGGCCGGGGCGTGCCGTCCGGCCGGAACATCTCGTCGTAGAAACCGCCGACGTCGTAGCCGTTGAAGTTCATCGCGGCTCTGGCCGGTGAGGATCCTACCGTGCGATCGGGGCGGCGGTATCAATGAAGAACTTCATGAATCGAAGACTTCTTCCAGATAGCGGTCATGTTCTTCCGCCAGATCCGGACATCTGGAACGGAACCTCCCGGCGAGCCCGCGCGCGCGACCGGCTAGCTCGGCACGGTCCGACAGCGACCCTCGAGCCATGTAGTCGGCCACGCACTCGCGCACCAGATCGGCCATTGGTCGGGCCTCAAGCCGGGCCTGCTCCTTCAGCGCACGCGCCAATTCCTCAGGCAATCGAATCTGGATCCTGACCATAGCTGCCACGTTAG is a genomic window of Acidobacteriota bacterium containing:
- a CDS encoding circularly permuted type 2 ATP-grasp protein — translated: MNFNGYDVGGFYDEMFRPDGTPRPEARALVERIEGLPEGEFIRRHTAAEQALLHTGITFTVYGDEEGTERIFPFDVVPRIIAHDTWAPIERGLMQRVEALNLFIADVYHDRKIVRDGVVPADVVESSQGYRTECIGLRPPRGVWCHITGTDLVRDRDGTIYVLEDNLRCPSGVSYVLENRAVMTETFPVVFEGLGVRPVQDYPSRLLTMLEEVAPERAGRPSVALLTPGVFNSAYFEHSFLAQQMGIELVEGRDLHVVDDRLQMLTTHGYEPVDVLYRRIDDDFLDPTCFRSDSLLGVPGLMDLYQRGRVTLVNAPGTGVADDKVVYAYVPEMIRYYLDQDPILPNVPTYLCWRDDDRRYVLDHLAELVVKPANESGGYGLLIGPAATGEQLRDFAGRIEAEPRNYIAQPTLGLSRVPTRVEKRFEGRHVDLRPYILYGRDRYVLPGGLTRVALRKGSLVVNSSQGGGSKDTWVLAPPAEA
- a CDS encoding ribbon-helix-helix protein, CopG family, producing the protein MVRIQIRLPEELARALKEQARLEARPMADLVRECVADYMARGSLSDRAELAGRARGLAGRFRSRCPDLAEEHDRYLEEVFDS